The following coding sequences are from one Candidatus Zixiibacteriota bacterium window:
- a CDS encoding S8 family serine peptidase, producing MRRLLKILSLIGIVLLTGPRPAMIRADAERPNHTPGDVVCRVLPGSTIEEINQTYGTAVKGHLPVTDVYLLMIPQGQNPDTIAARIDADARVDFCRPNYYLAAPEGFQRSSPFVDAELIGTFEDQPAAVTLDLATAALVSTGAGARIALIDGGVAANHPVFASFPGDLVSRWDYLEEDSVAQADTAGSCAAHGTFVAAVLQLVAPGADVYVYKVLDTAGQGNAYAIAAAILQAIDDGCDVINLSLGMTRVDESLDDALRTARQSGVSVVASAGNDSTNLASLFPFPASRSNVIAVAALDSVNVKADFSNYGVRIDVCCPGTRVYSAYADTLFAWWDGTSFAAPMAAGVIACLRSRHPGLTPERIDTILARSSHNVDSLNPGLEAQLGAGLIDPPAALALAGQITRGDVTLDGRVDINDLTALVNYLFRGATLDVLADADVSCDSAVNIADLTLLVKYLFLGAAMPCGA from the coding sequence ATGCGAAGACTCCTTAAGATCCTGTCCCTGATCGGGATCGTGCTGTTGACCGGCCCGAGGCCGGCCATGATCCGGGCCGACGCGGAGCGGCCGAACCACACGCCCGGCGATGTTGTCTGCCGTGTCCTCCCCGGTTCGACAATCGAGGAGATCAACCAGACCTACGGTACCGCCGTCAAGGGACACCTCCCGGTCACCGACGTGTACCTCCTGATGATCCCTCAGGGCCAGAACCCCGACACGATTGCGGCCCGGATCGACGCTGATGCGCGGGTGGACTTCTGCCGCCCCAACTACTATCTCGCGGCGCCGGAGGGGTTTCAGCGGAGTTCACCGTTCGTCGATGCCGAGCTGATCGGTACTTTTGAAGACCAGCCGGCGGCTGTGACGCTCGATCTGGCCACCGCCGCCCTGGTGTCGACGGGGGCCGGCGCACGCATTGCGCTGATCGACGGCGGCGTCGCCGCGAACCACCCGGTATTCGCCTCGTTCCCCGGCGACCTGGTCAGTCGCTGGGATTACCTGGAGGAGGATTCCGTGGCGCAGGCCGACACGGCCGGTTCCTGCGCCGCTCACGGCACGTTTGTGGCCGCCGTTCTCCAATTGGTCGCACCCGGCGCCGATGTGTACGTCTACAAAGTTCTCGATACGGCCGGCCAGGGCAACGCCTACGCCATCGCAGCCGCCATCCTCCAGGCGATCGACGACGGCTGCGACGTGATCAACCTGAGCCTGGGCATGACCCGGGTCGATGAGAGTCTCGATGACGCACTGCGCACGGCCCGGCAGTCCGGCGTGAGCGTCGTGGCGTCCGCCGGCAACGATTCCACCAATCTCGCCAGCCTCTTCCCCTTTCCGGCCTCGCGCTCCAACGTCATTGCCGTTGCCGCGCTGGACTCGGTCAACGTGAAGGCGGATTTCTCCAACTACGGGGTGCGCATCGACGTGTGCTGCCCCGGTACGCGGGTCTATTCGGCCTACGCCGACACCTTGTTCGCCTGGTGGGACGGGACGAGCTTTGCCGCGCCCATGGCGGCGGGCGTGATCGCCTGCCTGCGCAGCCGGCACCCCGGTCTGACACCCGAGCGGATCGACACGATCCTGGCGCGGTCATCCCACAACGTCGATTCGCTCAACCCGGGTCTGGAAGCGCAGTTGGGAGCCGGGCTGATTGACCCGCCGGCGGCGCTGGCGCTGGCCGGGCAGATCACCCGCGGCGATGTCACGCTCGACGGCAGGGTCGACATCAACGACCTCACCGCGCTCGTGAATTACCTGTTCCGCGGGGCCACACTGGACGTGCTCGCCGACGCCGACGTCTCCTGCGACAGCGCCGTCAACATCGCCGATCTGACTCTGCTCGTCAAATACCTCTTCCTCGGCGCCGCCATGCCCTGCGGCGCGTGA